Sequence from the Natronomonas marina genome:
GGGACGAACGAGGCGGGGAGCCGCTGGAACGCCAGGGTGTCCAGCAGGTCGATGCGCTCGAGGCCGGCCTCCGCGAGGACGATGGCGTCGAAGACGGTTTCGATGTCACGGCCCAGCGCCTGTCGCCGTAGCTCCGGGAGGTCGTCGAACCACTCCTCGGCGGTCCGGTCGTAGCTCGCGTCGCCCTCCTCCTCTTGGGCCTCCAGGCGGCGTTCGTGCTCGGCCTGCAACGGCGGGGCCAGCAGTTTCTGGACGCGAGTGTCGACGTTCCCGCGTAGCGGTTCGACCGCCAAATCCGGGCGGGCCGAGAGTAACTGGGCCTTCCGGCGGAGGCTCGATGTCCCGACGGTCGCCCCCTCCGGGAGGTCCGGGAGGTCGGTCCCGTCCGGTGTCAGGAGGACGTCGTCCGCGGACGCCCGTTCGGGAACGGCCGCGACGACGAGTTCGTCGGGGAACTCCGTCGGCACGTCCTTCATCGAGTGGATCGCGGCGTCGACCTCGCCGTCGATGACCTTCTCGTCGAGGCTGCGGACGAACGCGCCGGTCTTGCCGAGTCGGTGTATCAGCTCGTCCCGGACGCTGTCGCCCGTCGTCTCCACCTCCACGAGTTCGACCTCCCGGCGTCGGCTCTCGAGGGCCCGGGCGACGCGCTGGGCCTGCCGCAGTGCGAGGTCCGACCCCCGCGTCGCCAGCCGAATCGTCTCTGTCATACCCGAAGGTGGGTGGCCGCGATTGAAACCCCCTTCGTCTCCCCCGGACACCGGCCGTCCGCTCCGGTCGCTCGTACGGTAAATCGGATACGGCTATACGAAACCGGTGGGACACGCCCGGCACGGACGCTCCTCCCAGGGAGTGTCTCGGCGGTCGATGCTGGGCTGATCGGGCGTCGAAAAGGGTTCGCCGTGGCGCTCAGGCCTCGACTTCGGCGCGCTCGCGGATGATGTTCTCCAGTTCCTCGGCGTCGTCAATGCGCTCCATCTCCTCGCGCTCGATGAGTGCGGTCCCTTCGACGGAATCCTGGCGGGCGCGCTCGACGACGTACACCGACCGGGTTCGCGTCACCTCACCCACCGAAGACATGATGCGGGCCCGCTTCTCGGCGGTGCGGTTGAACTCCGAGTGGCCGGTGAGCACCTTCCGGTCGCTTCCTTCGTCCTCGCTGATGGCCTTGAACGGCGCCCGCGACGTCGGGTGGACCTCGAAGCCGACCCGCGTCAGGACCGTGATGAGGTGGGCGTCGTCGGGGTCGGCCTCCGGTTCGTCGGGGTCGTCGGTCTCCTCGCGGACCTCCTCGGCACCCTCGAGGACGCTGACGGGGCTGGCGAGCGGCCGGTCGAAGATCTCCTCCAGTTCGGCGGCGACGTCGACGCTTGCGTTCATACCGTCCTCGTACTTGGAGACGGTGCGCCGCGAGACGCCGAGTTCGTTCGCGAGTTTGCCGAGCGACCACTCCCGGTCGGAGCGGACGTCCGACAGCAGGTCGCCGTCGATGTTGACGTACAGCCCTCCGGGTGCGGCGTAGATGAGCGGCGGCACCTCCTCGATGAACAGGTCCATCGCTGTGTCCGGCGACAGCACGGGCACGCCGTGTCTGAAGTAGACGACGCCCGGTTTGAGATCCTCGTTTCGGGTCCGGAGCCCGATGACCAGCGGCGTCGCCTCGAGGTACTCGCCGAGTCGGCGCATCTCGGCGCCCGTGTACCCGTCGAAGGCGTCGATGTTGGCCAGCACCTTCAACAGCACCACGTCGTCGCCGCGACGGGCCGCGATGTCGAAGCTCTTCGGGCGAATCGCACACCGGTCGCTCACCGCGAAGCCTGCGTCCTCGAGCATCGTGGTGACGTTGCCGACCAGTGCGGACCGGGACATAGAGGTATGTAAGCGTTTCCCTGGTTAAATGTGTTTCCCCGGCTCACACCGGCGCTATCTTGCGGTTGGGTGGGCACGAACGGCCGCCGGCTTTACGCACCGAAACCCGGTTAGGTACCCTTCCCGTATCCCTCTCCGTGACCGTCATCGGGCTGGACGACACCGACTCCCGCGAGCGGGGGATGTGTACGACCTACGTCGCCGATACCGTCGCTCGACGGCTCGTCGACGCGGGTGCGACCGTCGAGCGGGTGCTGCTCGTCCGGTGCAATCCGGCCGTCGAACACAAGACGCGGGGCAACGCCTCGCTGGCCGTCCACACCGACGCCGCTCCGGCGACCGCCGCCCGAATCGCCGTCGATGTCGTCGGTGCGGCCGCCGAGACTGCCGACGATCGGACGAACCCCGGTGTCGTCGTCGCCGACGGCTCGCCCGAGGCGGTTCCGGATCCGGTCGTCGACTTCGCACGAGAGGCCGTCAGCGGGCACCACACCCGCGAGCGCGCCCGCCGGGTCCTGTCCGAGGCCAGCTATCGCGCCGAGAGGTGGAAGAACGGCCGCGGCATTATCGGTTCCCTGGCGGCCGTCGGTGCGTGGGCCGCCTTCGACGAGTGGACCTACGAGCGCATCGCCTACCGTCGGTCGGACCGGTGGGGGACGGAGCGGGACGTCGACGTCGAGTCGGTCTTCGAGGCCGCCGAGACCGCCTATCCGACGGTGTGGGACACGGTCGACCGCGGGACCGGCGAGGCGGTCTGCGTTCCACGGACGCCGGGACCGGTGCTCTACGGCATCCGCGGCGACGACGCAGAGGCCTGTCGTGAGACTGCTGCCCGAATCGACTCCGAGCCGGTCGACCGGAGCCGGCTCTTCGTGACGAACCAGGGGACCGACGCCCACCTCCTCGACGGGACCGTTTCGGGTGCGGTGGACGGTCGGTCCTATCGCCTCGACGCGACCGTCTCGACGGCACCGGAGACCCGTCGCGGTGGTCACGTCTTCTTCGACGTCGACGGTGGGACGGCGCAACTGCAGTGCGTCGCCTTCGAGCCCACGAAGCGATTCCGCGACCGGATCCGGCGGCTCCGGGTCGGCGACGACCTGACCGTCTGCGGCGAGGTAAAAGCCGGCACCCTGAAACTCGAGAAGTTCGCCGTCAGGGCGCTTCGGGAGGTCGAGTCGGTCACGCCGACGTGCCCCGAGTGCGAGCGGACGATGGAGTCCGCCGGCCGCGGCCAGGGCTACCGGTGCCGCGACTGCGGAACGGCCGCGGACGGCAGGGTCGAACGACCCCTCGACCGCGACCTAGCAGTCGGCTGGTACGAGGTCCCGCCCCGGGCCAGGCGACACGTCGCCAAGCCGCTCGTCAGGGGCGGCTTCGACGGGCCGACTCACCCCGAGCGGTAGTCGAACGTTGTGAACTGTTGCCACAGTTTATGTGTGTCGGCGTCCCTGTGTCGGTATGGCCAGCAGCCCGGGCGAACGACTCCGAACGGTCTGTGAGGCGTGCGGTCTGCCGTTCTACGCCGAGAAGGCGGCGTGTCCCTACTGCGGTTCCGCGGCACCGGGCGAGGCGGCTCCCGAGGAGTCGGGGTTCGTCTTCGGCAACGACGCCGACGGCAACGGGCGGACGAGGTGTCCGGAGTGTGGACTCCCGCACTACGACGACACGGCGGGGTGTCCGTACTGCGAGTACGCGGGCACGACGGGCGAGTCGGAGTCGACAGCCGACACTCCGGCCGAGCGTCCCACCGACGGGACCACCGAAAGCGAATCGGGCATTTTCGACCGTCTCAAGTCCGTACTCGGCCTCTGACTATCCTTTCAGGCCGCTGCCCGACAGCGGGACGACGACGTCGGCGTCGTCGTCGAGCACGCCCCGGTCGCGGTACCTGTGGAGTGCGGCGGGGGCAACCGCACACGTCGGTTCGGTGTAGAAGCCCGCACGGTGGAGGCGGTCGAGTTCCGCCTCGACGGCCGACGCGGGGAGGGCGATTGCGTTGCCGTCGGTCGCCTCGATGGCCGCCAGCAGGTGTCGCTTCTGGGGTGGCTCTCGAATCTGGATACCGTCGGCGACGGCGTTGTCACCGGCCGCGGCGCTCTCGCCGTGGAGTGCGGCGACGACCGGTGCGTACCCGGCCGCCTGCGCGCCCAGCAGCCGTGGCATCCGGTCGGTCCAGCCGGCCGCTCGCAACGCCCGGAACCCGCGATAGGCGCCGAGGAACATCGTCCCGTGGCCGAGCGGCATCACGACCGCGTCGGGGACCGACCAGCCGCGATGGTGTGCGATCTCGTAGGCCATCGTCGCCGTCCCGGCGAAGAACGCGGGGTTCCAGGCGTGGCTCGCGTACCAGCCCTCCCCCGACGCGACGCTCTCGATGCAGGCGTCGGTCACGTCCTCGCGGGTCCCCTCGACTCGGACGAGATTCGCCCCGGTCCGGCGGATGGCCCGGAGCTTCGACTCCTTGGCGTCCGCCGGGACGTATATCTCGGCCGGAATCCCGGCCCTGGCCGCGTAGGTGGCGATCGCGGCGCCCGCGTTACCCGAGGAATCCTCGAGGACGCGCTCGGCGCCGACCTCGACGGCCCGCGACAGCGTCGTCGTCGCGCCGCGGTCCTTGAACGACCCTGTCGGGAAGACGTACTCCAGTTTGAACTCGGCGTCCCAGTCCGGGGCGTCGACGAGCGGCGTGTACCCCTCCCCGAGGGTGACGTGCCGCTCGACCGGGAGGAACGACTCGAAGGCCCACAGGCCCTCGCGCGGGTCGATGTCGGGGGCGTCGGTCGCCGGGAGCGGCCGGTCGGCAAACTGGAGCGGTTCGCCGCACGCACACCGCCAGCGGTCGGCGTACTCGCGGCCACAGTCCGGACAGCGGAGGTCCATGGCCGACAGTGGACGGCCGCGGCCCTGTCCGTTTCGGTGTGACGAGCAGGCGGGACTCGGGTGCCGGCGGCGGCGTCCCGCGCTCCGGCCTCGACCGACCGCCGGCGACCGTCAGGTCACGGGCGGTCTGGACGCCCCCTTGTATATAAACCGTCGGACGATCCGGCCGACGCCCTAGGACGGTCAGAAGGAGTCGATGTCGGTCCCCAGCGAGCAGACGTACTCGCCGGTCGCGGCCTGCGGGAGGCGGCGGTGCCGCCAGAAGACCCCGCCGGAGTCGGCGGTCACCTCCGCCTTGACCGTCCCGAAGGGGTCGGTCACCTCGAAGAGCGTGTCGCCGCGCTGGACCTCCTCGCCGAGTTCGACCGCGTACGAGACCAGCCCGCCGGCCGGCGAGCCGTACTGCTCGAAGCCGGTCGCCCGGGTCTGTGGCTGGAGGTCGACGTCGCCCTCTAGGAAGCCGTACCGGTAGAGGACGTTGAAGACGCCCTTCAGGCCCTTCCGGATGGATTCCTCGTCCCAGCCGACCGAACCGCCGAGTTCGGGGTCGATGGTGGGGATGCCCTCGTCCGGCGCGGCACGGGCGAGCTGTCCGTCGGGCCCCTTCTGGTCGAGGATGTAGCCGCAGCCGAACGCCTTCGCCAGTTCGAGACAGTCCCGGTGGAGCCGGTGGCGGGAGCCACACCGCACGCGCGTTTCGTCTATCATACAGGAGGTCGACCCCTGGTGGAGGTCCAGCACGAGGTCGGCGCGGCTGGCGGCCTCGAAGGTGGCCGCGGCGATGCGCTCGGAGGCGGTCCCCTCCTCGTCGCCGGGATAGGCGCGATTGAGCTTCGTGTCGTCGATGGGGTTGCGGTGTTCGGCCACCTGGAAGCCGTAGTGGTTGACGATGCCGACGATGAGCAACTCGCCGGCCAGGTCCGCGGGGTCGAGTTGCGGGACGAGCCGCTGGACGACCCCGAGTCCGTTGAGTTCGTCGCCGTCCGAGACCGCCTGAATGTAGAGCGTCTTGCCGTCGCGGTCGCCGTTGACGACCGCGACCGGCAGACCCACCTCGGAGCCGTCCCGGGCTTCACCGACCGACAGCCGCCCCGTGTCGATTTCGCCCGGGGCCGCACTCGCCGAACCGAGGGTAGTCATTACTACCAATCCTCTTGCGGGCGGTCTTAGGCCTACTGATACCCGCCGACTTTTCCGTGTGTCCGATACCTGTACGGATTTGTGTCGGCCGCCCCTACGGACGGCTGTGTCAGCCGATACTCCCGACCGTCCCGGCGTCGCCGCACTCGCCGAGGAACTGGAGGTGCGCCGGCACGCCCGCAGCGGCCTCCTCGCGGGCGCCGCCATCGCCGCCGCGGTCTTCGTCATCTTCGCGTACCTGCCGGGGACCGACGAGTCGCTGCTCTACTGGGGGGCGCTGTCGTTCGTGCTGGCGACCGCGGTCGCCGGACTCGTCACCACGCTCCTCGTCGCCCGGGCGGCCTACCGGCGGACGCTCTCGGTCAACGGTATCGACCCCGGCCGGCGCTCGCCGTCGACGCTCGCGGTTCTCATCGGACTGCTCGGGTGGGCGCTCGTCCCCGTCGTCGCCACGCTGGCCGTCGAGCGCCCCTCGGGGGGCTTCCGGTTGCTGGTCGCCCTGGTGACCGGCGGGTTCGTCGCCCTCGCGGTCGGCGGTCTCGGCCTGCGAGTCGCCGTCGCGCTCTCGTTGAGCCACGAGTGGCGCCCGCGCGAGGCGGCCGCGGGCGCGGTCGTCTACACCGCCCTCGTCGCGGCGCCGGCAGTCGGCTGTCCGTCGGGTGGGGCCTGTCTCGGGACGCCGGACGGACTGGTCGCCGCGGTCGTCGGTCTCGACCCGGCGGCCGTCTCGACGGTCTACGCGGCGGTCGTCCTCGCCGGCGGGTTCCTCGTCGGCGCGGCCCTCGGCGTCCGTGGGGCCGCCCCACCCCACGGCGTCGTCGCGGGCGTCGTCGCGGCCATCGCAACCCTCCCGCTCGTCGCGGCGGCGTCGGGCGACCCTGCCGTCGTGCGGTCGACCGCGCTGTACCTGCCGGTTCTGCTGGGAACGGTCGGCGGCGTCGGCGGCGCGGTCGTCGTCGGAATCCGTTCTTCGGATGGTTCGCCCGAACGATAACCCTTTTCTCCCGTGCATTGGAACCGGTAGCGTATGACCGAGGAGCTCAAGAAAGGGCTGGAGGGTGTTCTGGTCGCCGAGTCGTCGCTCAGCTACATCGACGGCGACGAGGGCAAGCTGGTCTACTGCGGCTACACCATCGACGATCTCGCCCGGAACGCCACGTACGAGGAGGTCGTCTACCTCCTGTGGCACGGCGAACTGCCGAACCGCGAGGAACTGGCGGAGTTCGAGGCGTCGATGGCCGAGGAGCGCCACCTCGACGACGGCGTCCACCGCCTGGTCCGCGACCTGGCCGAGGCCGACGAGGAGCCGATGGCGGCGCTGCGGACCATCGTCTCGACGCTGTCCGCCTACGACGACGACGCCGAGGCCGACGTGGACCCGACGAACGAGGCGGCCAACCTCCGGAAGGGCCGCCGCATCACCGCCAAAGTCCCGACCGCGCTGGCAGCGTTCGACCGCATCCGCAACGGGAACGACCCCGTCGCTCCCCGCGAGGACCTCGGACACGCGGCGAACTTCCTCTACATGCTCAACGGCGAGGAACCCGACGACGTGCTGGCGGAGACGTTCGACATGGCGCTCGTGTTGCACGCCGACCACGGGCTGAACGCCTCGACGTTCTCGGCGACGGTCACCGCCTCGACGCTCGCGGATCTCCACGCCGCGGTCACCTCGGCGGTGGGGACGCTGTCGGGCAGCCTCCACGGCGGCGCCAACCAGGACGTCATGGAGATGCTCAAGGAGGTCGACGCCTCCGACAAGGACGCCCTCGAGTGGGTCACCGACGCTCTCGAAGCGGGCCGTCGCGTGCCCGGCTTCGGCCACCGCGTCTACAACGTCAAGGACCCGCGTGCGAAGATACTCAGCGAGAAGTCGAAGGCGCTGGGCGAGGCCGGCGACATGAAGTGGTACGAGTACTCGACGACCATCGAGGACTACCTCGTCGAGGAGAAGGGCCTGGCACCCAATGTCGACTTCTACTCGGCGTCGACGTACTACCAGATGGGCATCCCGGTCGACATCTACACGCCCATCTTCGCGATGAGTCGCGTCGGCGGCTGGATCGCACACGTCCTCGAACAGTACGACGACAACCGGCTCATCCGGCCCCGCTCGCGCTACGTCGGCAGCGAGGACCGCTCGGTGCCGCCCATCGACGAGCGATAGTCCCGGACGCCGGTTCGCTCGACCCTCCTCCCTTTCGACGCGGATTCCGCGCCGTTTTTTTATCCGCTGCCGTCAGTTGCCGGTATGGCCGACCAGCAGCTCATCGACGCGCTCAGAGAGGCCGAGGCGGTGAAGTTCGGCGAGTTCGAACTCTCCCACGGCGGGACCTCGGAGTACTACGTCGACAAGTACGTCTTCGAGACCGATCCGCACTGCCTGGAACTGATAGCGGCGGCCTTCGCCGACCGCCTGCTCGCGGACGGCGACGCGCCGCCCCGACTCGCCGGCGTGGCGCTCGGTGCAGTTCCGCTCGTCGCCGCCACCGCCGTCGAGACGGGGGCTCCCTACGTCATCGTCCGTAAGCAGGCCAAGGAGTACGGCACCGGAAACCGCATCGAGGGCGAACTCGCGGCGGGCGAGGAGGTCGTCGTCGTCGAGGACATCGCCACGACCGGCCAGAGCGCCGTCGACGCCGTCGAGGCGCTGCGGGAGGCGGGCGCCGTCGTCGACCGCGTCCTCGTCGTCGTCGACCGCGAGGAGGGCGCCCGCGAGCACCTCGCCGAGAACGATGTCGAACTGGAGTCGCTCCTGACGGCCTCCGAGTTGCTCGCCGACGCCGGCCGGTAGTCCGTTCGGCTCTCAGTCGACGCCGGTGTATCCACTTTAGTGTCTATCTTTGACTGGAGAAACATCGACGTATTCATGGACGTGCGTTGACTCCGTTGTAATCATGAACCGTTCGGAGAAGGCCGCCCTCCAGTTGCGTGCGGTCGACGTGCTGCGGACGCTGAAGGAGACGCGCACCTACGAGGAGTTGGCGGCGGAGACGGGACTGCCGGCGGGCGATCTGAACCGCTACGTCAACGGTCACGTACTCCCGAGCGAGACGCGGGCCCGCGAGGTCGTCGAGGACGTCGGCGCGGACCTGCTGGCGGAGGAACTGGACGCCCGTATCGCGGTCGACGAGGAGGGTTACGTCGACAACTCGCGGGTCGTCTTCGACCAGTCGTTCCTCTCTCTGGTACCGCCGGTCGCCGCGGAGCAACTCGGCGTCGACCCGCCGGACGCGGTGCTGACGGCGGCGACCGACGGCATCACGCTCGCGGCCGCCATGTCGCGGTACTTCGGGTCGCGCTGTGCCTACGCCAAGAAGTCCCGCGAGACGGCCGTCGAGGAGTTCATCGAGGCCCGCCAGCGCCTCTCGTCGGGCATCGAGATCGACTACTACCTCCCGGCAAGCGCCGTCGACGCCGGCGAGTCCGTCCTCGTCGTCGACGACCTCATCCGGTCCGGCGAGACCCAGCAACTGCTCCTCGACATCGCTCGCTCGGCCGGCGCCGACGTGGCGGGCGTCTTCGCGCTCATCGCGGTCGGCGACGAGGGCATCGAGCGGGCCCGCGCCCACACCGACGCCCCCGTCGATGCACTCGTCCGTCTCGACTGAGTGTTGGACGAACGTGGATACACTGGCCGGGTTTTCGACGGTAACTACTAAGTCCCCGTCCTGTGGTATGCCCGAACGTGAAACATGGCCGCGACTGATTCCATCGCCGAGTTCTTCGAATTCGACGAGTACGACACCGACCTGGGGACGGAGACCACCGCCGGGATAACGACGTTCCTGGCGATGGCGTACATCATCGTCGTCAACCCGAGCATCCTGGCGCCGGCCATCGTCGGCGGGACGCCCGAGGGCGGCGACGTGCCGACGACCGAAATCGCCGGCTCCACGTACACCTACTTCCAGGTCGTCGAGATGCTCACCGTCGTCACGATCCTGGCGTCGGTGGTCGCCATCCTCGTGATGGCGCTGTACGCGAACCGTCCCTTCGGGCTGGCGCCCGGCCTGGGGCTGAACGCCTTCTTCGCGTTCACGGTCGTGCTGACGCTGGGGGTCCCCTGGCAGGTCGCCCTCGCCGCGGTCTTCGTCGAGGGCATCGTCTTCATCGCGCTGACTGCCGTCGGCGCCCGCGAGTACATCATCCAGCTGTTCCCCGAACCGGTGAAGTTCGCGGTCGGGGCCGGTATCGGCGTGTTCCTGCTGTTTCTCGGTCTCCAGGAGATGCAGGTCGTCGTCGACGACCCGGCGACGCTGGTCTCTTTGGGGAACGTCCTCCAGAGCCCGGTCGCGGCGCTGTCGCTCGTCGGTCTCGCGGTCACGCTGATGCTGTACGCCCGCGACATCAGGGGTTCCATCGTCATCGGCATCCTCGGGACGGCGGTCGCGGGCTACGTGCTGACGCTTCTCGGCGTCGTCCAGCGGGGCGTTCTCGACGCGGGGACGATTTCGCAGGTCGAAAGCGACGGCGTCGGCTCGCTGCTGTTCGGCGTCCAGTACGACTTCACGCCGCTGTTCTTCGGCTTTATCGATGGCCTCGGGCTCATCACCGAGGACCCGCTCGTGTTCGTGCTGGTCGTCTTCACGTTCTTCTTCGTCGACTTCTTCGACACCGCCGGCACGCTCATCGGCGTCTCACAGATCGCCGGCTTTCTCGACGAGAACGGCGACCTGCCGAACATCGACCGGCCGCTGATGGCCGACGCTGTCGGCACCACCCTCGGCGCGATGATGGGCACCTCGACGGTGACGACGTTCATCGAGTCGGCCACCGGCGTCGAGGAGGGCGGTCGCACCGGCTTCACCGCCCTCGTCGTCGGGGCCCTGTTCGCGCTGTCGCTGCTCGTCGTGCCGCTCGTCTCCGCCATCCCGACCTACGCGACCTACATCGCGCTGGTCGTCGTCGGCATCATCATGCTGCAGGGCGTCGCCGACATCGACTGGAGCGACCCGGCGTGGGCCATCTCCGGCGGTCTCACCATCACCGTCATGCCGCTCACGGCCTCCATCGCCAACGGACTCGCCGCGGGCATCATGAGCTACCCGGTCGTCAAGGCGGCCATCGGTGACCGCGAGGACGTCTCTGCCGGCCAGTGGGTCCTCGGGGTCCTCTTCGTGCTCTACTTCGCCGTCTTCTTCGCCGTCGACGCCGGCCTGCTCGCGTTCTGAACTCCCCTCGGAACCGTAACACCTTCCAGTCGGTCGGTCCCCAGGGTCGGTATGGAGGTCCCGTACGTCGGCGAGTGCTCCCGGCGGACGCTCGCCCGCCTTTCGGCCGCGCTGGTCGTCCTCGCGCTCTTTGCACCTGCGGCCTACGCGGCCCTCGACCCCGAGGGAATCGACCTCGGTCCCGGCACCGTCGAGGAACCCGCCGACCAGCGAACCTACGTCAGTGTCCAGGGGTTTCACTTCGCCGGCTACGGCCAGCCGAAGAAGCCAGCCAGACTCGTCGCCGCCGACGGCGACGCCGAACTGGCCTGGCTCTTCGAGGGCGACTCCGTCGGCGCCGTCTGGTTCTACGAGGTCGACCCGCTGCCGGACGGCAACCTCTTCGTCACCTCGACGTACCCCGACGGGACCATCGCCTTCGAGTACGACCCCGACACCGACGAGGTGGTCCAGCGTCACGAACTGCCGGGTCTCGTCGACACCCACAGCACGGCCTGGCTTGGCGACGGGCGCCTGCTGGTCGCCAACATGCGGGCGACGGAGGACGGCGTCCCCGAGGACCGTCTCTTCGTCCGGAACACGACGACCGGCGAGACCGTCTGGGAGTGGCGCTTCCGGAACCACTACCCCAACGGCACCGACGGCGGCTTCGACGGCGACTGGACCCACGTCAACGACGTCGAGACGGTCGGCGACGGCGACCGCTACGTCCTGGCATCGCCCCGGAACTTCGATCAGGTCATCGTCGTCGACCGCCGGACCGGCAACGTCGTCATGCGACTCGGCGAGGACGGTGAGTACGGGACGCTGAACGAACAGCACAATCCCGACTACCTCGAACGCGAGGACGGCACGCCGGTCATCCTGGTCGCCGACAGCGAGAACGACCGGGTCGTCGAGTACGAACGGGAGTGCGGCGGCGCCGACCCCCGCCTCGGGGCCGGAACGTCGCCGACCGACTGCGAGTGGGAGCAGGTGTGGGCCGTCGACGGCTTCAACTGGCCCCGCGACGCCGACCGCCTGCCGAACGGCAACACCTTGGTGACAGACACGCTGAACCACCGCGTCGTCGAGGTGACGCCGGAGGGCGAGGTGGTCTGGGAGTTCTACGCCGCCTGGGCCCCCTACGACGCCGAGCGGGGCGCTCCCGGCAGCAACGGCCCGACGATGGCCGACCGGGGGACGACCGGGTCGTTCACCGTCTCCGGCGGCGCCGACGACTCGCCGGCCGCCCGCTACCACGTCGGCGACGCCATCGCCGCGGCCGGCGCCGGGACACCGGTCGAATCGCAGACCGAGGAGCTCGCCACCACCTACGCCCACGTCGAACCGTGGTTCCGCCCCGTCTGGATGGGGTCGTGGACGTTCCTCGCGTTCGCCGTCGGCGTCCTCCTGTCGGTCGGGTGGGCACTCGTCGAACTCGCCGCCCGCCGCGACCGCATCGCTGCCGGACTCCGAGGCCGGTTCGGCGCCGGGTGAGACGCGTCGGTCTGGTCGCCGCCGGACACAGTACCGTCGCGCTCTTTAGGACCGAGGCGCTACCGACGGTCGATGGCGA
This genomic interval carries:
- a CDS encoding NCS2 family permease, with translation MAATDSIAEFFEFDEYDTDLGTETTAGITTFLAMAYIIVVNPSILAPAIVGGTPEGGDVPTTEIAGSTYTYFQVVEMLTVVTILASVVAILVMALYANRPFGLAPGLGLNAFFAFTVVLTLGVPWQVALAAVFVEGIVFIALTAVGAREYIIQLFPEPVKFAVGAGIGVFLLFLGLQEMQVVVDDPATLVSLGNVLQSPVAALSLVGLAVTLMLYARDIRGSIVIGILGTAVAGYVLTLLGVVQRGVLDAGTISQVESDGVGSLLFGVQYDFTPLFFGFIDGLGLITEDPLVFVLVVFTFFFVDFFDTAGTLIGVSQIAGFLDENGDLPNIDRPLMADAVGTTLGAMMGTSTVTTFIESATGVEEGGRTGFTALVVGALFALSLLVVPLVSAIPTYATYIALVVVGIIMLQGVADIDWSDPAWAISGGLTITVMPLTASIANGLAAGIMSYPVVKAAIGDREDVSAGQWVLGVLFVLYFAVFFAVDAGLLAF
- a CDS encoding aryl-sulfate sulfotransferase codes for the protein MEVPYVGECSRRTLARLSAALVVLALFAPAAYAALDPEGIDLGPGTVEEPADQRTYVSVQGFHFAGYGQPKKPARLVAADGDAELAWLFEGDSVGAVWFYEVDPLPDGNLFVTSTYPDGTIAFEYDPDTDEVVQRHELPGLVDTHSTAWLGDGRLLVANMRATEDGVPEDRLFVRNTTTGETVWEWRFRNHYPNGTDGGFDGDWTHVNDVETVGDGDRYVLASPRNFDQVIVVDRRTGNVVMRLGEDGEYGTLNEQHNPDYLEREDGTPVILVADSENDRVVEYERECGGADPRLGAGTSPTDCEWEQVWAVDGFNWPRDADRLPNGNTLVTDTLNHRVVEVTPEGEVVWEFYAAWAPYDAERGAPGSNGPTMADRGTTGSFTVSGGADDSPAARYHVGDAIAAAGAGTPVESQTEELATTYAHVEPWFRPVWMGSWTFLAFAVGVLLSVGWALVELAARRDRIAAGLRGRFGAG